One window from the genome of Nicotiana sylvestris chromosome 9, ASM39365v2, whole genome shotgun sequence encodes:
- the LOC138878049 gene encoding uncharacterized protein, translating into MMQQVIGSNAKIRERVDAHDSAIKNIEMQMGQILMSLNNRRHGTLPADIQINPKDQGSKQLMAELVVEVEADKDQSQMIGKKRPPAPFPQRLAKYQKEEQYKKFLEMLKQIQVNIPLIDALKEMPGYAKMMKDLMSRKFDFQDLATVTLTQNCSAMVTRPIAKKLSDLGSFTIPCTIGNFAFAKALCGLGSSINLMPLVIYKRLGIRRARPTSMSLQLADKTVKRPACILDDVLIQVGKFVFPADFVILDCKVDEEIPIILGRPFLTTGRALIDCETRELKMRLND; encoded by the exons atgatgcagcaggttattgggtctaatgcaaagattagggagagagtagatgcacatgattcAGCGATCAAGAATATTGAAATGCAGATGGGCCAAATTTTGatgtctctgaacaatcgtcgtcatgggacactacctgcagacatccagataaatccaaaagatcaaggctcgaagcagctgatggca GAACTAGTAGTAGAGGTGGAAGCTGATAAAGATCAATCCCAaatgattgggaagaagagaccgcCTGCACCTTTTCCTCAGAGGCTGGCTAAGTACCAAAAGGAGGAGCAATACAAGAAGTTCTTGGAGATGctaaaacaaatccaggtaaatattccattgattgatgctttgaaagagatgcctgggtatgcaaaaatgatgaaggacttgatgtcccgaaaatttgatttccaagacttggccacagttaCTCTTACTCAGAACTGTAGTGCAatggtgactagaccaattgcaAAAAAGCTGTCTGACCTAGggagctttacaattccatgcactattggtaattttgcttttgctaaGGCACTGTGTGGTCTAGGGTCcagcataaatcttatgcccctggtgATTTATAAGAGGTTGGGTATTagaagagctagacccacatcTATGTCGTTGCAGCTGGCTGACAAGACTGTAAAGCGACCCGCATGTATCctggatgatgtgttgattcaggtagggaaatttgtgttccctgcagattttgtgatcttagactgcaaagtagatgaagagattcccataattttgggaaggccgttccTGACCActgggagagctctcattgattgtgagactagggagctcaagatgagattgaatgactaa